One window from the genome of Elaeis guineensis isolate ETL-2024a chromosome 5, EG11, whole genome shotgun sequence encodes:
- the LOC105045826 gene encoding uncharacterized protein At4g08330, chloroplastic, translating to MFLQDGCVAETPAMALHSYPSQRDVTYGCGHCGYALNLSSSNRNTTNIGLKYGKAIKKGVVSFFSIDESRFSQTDELRCLPYFNSKNSWGLFRRKTRLLCRKCGSYIGSAYDENSPPIGSENSDSSSGNGASACKKYNIKISALQPWSDDSGIPLFT from the exons ATGTTTCTCCAAGACGGTTGTGTGGCGGAGACCCCAGCAATGGCTCTCCATTCGTACCCCTCCCAAAGAGACGTTACTTATGG CTGTGGTCACTGTGGCTACGCATTGAATCTAAGCTCATCAAATCGGAACACCACCAACATCGGCTTAAAGTATGGGAAAGCAATCAAGAAAGGAGTTGTATCATTCTTCTCAATAGATGAGAGTCGGTTCTCTCAAACGGATGAATTGAGGTGTCTACCTTACTTCAATTCAAAGAACTCATGGGGTCTCTTCAGGCGGAAGACCAGACTCCTCTGCCGCAAGTGTGGGAGCTATATTGGTAGTGCTTATGATGAGAATTCCCCTCCAATTGGGTCGGAAAATTCAGACTCGAGCTCTGGAAATGGGGCCTCTGCTTGCAAGAAGTACAATATCAAGATCAGTGCACTGCAGCCATGGTCAGATGACTCAGGTATTCCCCTTTTCACATGA